A genome region from Bradyrhizobium commune includes the following:
- a CDS encoding enoyl-CoA hydratase — MTEHVRIENNGGILTLTLARPDKKNALTDAMYGKLADTVESAESDPSVRVILFRGEGDMFTAGNDVGEFAAVASGKSEGSRNVVRFIQSLGRSSRPLVAAVQGRAVGIGTTMLLHCDLVVLADNAQLSTPFVSLALVPEAASSLLMPARIGHARAYEMFALGETVPAKAALEWGLANRVVPLDKLDAEALALAQRLARQPAGALTATKKLMRNGEALVAQMNAEGEHFAQRLRTAEAREAFTAFAERRPPDFTKVA; from the coding sequence ATGACCGAGCATGTGCGCATCGAGAACAATGGCGGAATTCTTACCCTCACGCTGGCGCGTCCCGACAAGAAAAATGCGCTGACGGATGCGATGTACGGCAAGCTTGCAGACACCGTCGAGTCCGCCGAGTCCGATCCGTCGGTCCGCGTCATCCTGTTCCGCGGCGAGGGTGACATGTTCACCGCCGGCAACGATGTCGGCGAATTCGCAGCCGTCGCGTCGGGCAAGTCGGAGGGCAGCCGCAACGTCGTGCGCTTCATCCAGTCGCTCGGGCGCAGCAGCCGGCCGCTGGTCGCGGCTGTGCAGGGCCGCGCCGTCGGCATCGGCACAACCATGCTGTTGCATTGCGACCTCGTCGTGCTCGCCGACAATGCGCAATTGTCGACGCCCTTCGTCAGCCTGGCGCTGGTACCGGAAGCCGCCTCCAGCCTCTTGATGCCCGCGCGCATCGGCCATGCGCGTGCCTACGAGATGTTTGCGCTCGGCGAGACCGTGCCGGCCAAGGCCGCGCTGGAATGGGGCCTCGCCAACCGCGTGGTGCCGCTCGACAAGCTCGACGCCGAGGCGCTTGCGCTCGCGCAGCGTCTTGCTCGTCAGCCGGCCGGCGCACTCACCGCGACCAAGAAGCTGATGCGCAATGGCGAGGCGCTGGTCGCGCAGATGAACGCGGAAGGCGAGCACTTCGCCCAGCGCCTGCGCACCGCCGAGGCGCGCGAGGCCTTCACGGCGTTTGCCGAGCGCCGTCCGCCTGATTTCACGAAGGTTGCGTGA